In the genome of Mytilus edulis chromosome 3, xbMytEdul2.2, whole genome shotgun sequence, one region contains:
- the LOC139517077 gene encoding uncharacterized protein produces MGNCNCRKKQIIDEKEDTGNALQEETNDDDNLKDDAYGKLVTWIIDMADTDCTGKELMQDMLDGETLLHNTGTDSDTSRSLNLSSQQASIDSVGSGSENMSWKSSISPDSRSICTIPETRYLGRAQSEDIESVRPKQRGVFLKQISVACDSRTAPKALNRDKSLEFSKPKELNKSLDIHKSSEISKSMKSLKSPRDVKDIEPNLKMKETELLKARYQNIMSKKEQNTLIKQSSEPESFRNKLQPRQKLGVGTKSFDNFLDVPKPFSPTYTRQTSDESSSSKKDYLSTSSKSFDSDSARCISTSPRAKGKRTISDEGFRKKEKYRMSIRNKPVKSFDIFLDDSVKSSKNSMSRQTTISIEDEDGVIIENIHQDSDEEMIPLRPLSVESENAGKFDVSFESSKNQQNKRTPLGILSRSLGNIKEKTSKLKSLVRRKSSSLMTIKASENEDDKTEAMKAVSNEEVILNDTLLDGNINDILFAIDTLWPTK; encoded by the coding sequence GTAATGCACTACAGGAAGAAACAAATGATGATGATAATTTAAAGGACGACGCATATGGCAAACTTGTAACATGGATAATAGATATGGCGGATACTGATTGCACTGGAAAAGAGCTCATGCAAGATATGCTGGATGGAGAAACGCTTTTACATAATACTGGTACTGACTCGGACACATCAAGATCTCTTAACTTGTCAAGTCAGCAGGCTTCCATTGATTCAGTAGGCAGTGGTTCTGAAAATATGTCCTGGAAGTCGTCTATCAGTCCCGATTCAAGGTCAATATGCACAATACCAGAAACTCGTTACCTTGGGCGTGCACAGTCAGAGGACATTGAATCAGTTAGACCAAAACAACGAGGTGTTTTTCTGAAGCAAATTTCGGTCGCTTGTGATTCAAGAACAGCCCCAAAAGCCTTAAACAGGGACAAATCGCTTGAATTTAGTAAACCAAAGGAATTAAATAAATCTCTTGATATACATAAATCCTCAGAAATAAGCAAATCAATGAAATCTTTGAAATCTCCTAGGGATGTCAAGGATATAGAACCTAACTTAAAAATGAAGGAAACCGAGTTATTGAAAGCACGATATCAAAATATTATGtcgaaaaaagaacaaaatacgCTTATTAAACAAAGCTCTGAACCAGAATCCTTCAGAAACAAATTGCAACCAAGACAAAAGCTAGGAGTAGGGACTAaatcatttgataattttttggatGTCCCCAAGCCATTTTCACCGACATACACAAGACAGACAAGTGACGAAAGCTCATCTAGCAAGAAAGACTATTTATCAACATCTTCTAAATCATTTGACAGCGATTCTGCACGATGCATATCAACTAGTCCTCGAGCAAAAGGTAAAAGAACAATTAGTGACGAAGGATTCCGAAAGAAAGAGAAATATCGAATGAGCATTCGAAACAAGCCTGTCAAATCTTTCGACATTTTCCTCGATGACAGTGTCAAATCGTCAAAGAATTCAATGAGCCGACAAACCACAATTAGCATCGAAGATGAAGATGGAGTCATAATTGAAAATATTCACCAGGATAGTGACGAGGAAATGATTCCTTTAAGACCATTATCGGTTGAAAGTGAAAACGCCGGAAAATTTGATGTCAGTTTTGAATCAtcaaaaaaccaacaaaacaagcGTACTCCTTTAGGAATTTTGAGTCGAAGTCTCGGGAATATAAAGGAGAAGACTTCAAAACTAAAGTCACTTGTACGAAGAAAGAGTAGCAGTCTGATGACAATAAAAGCTTCAGAGAACGAGGACGATAAGACTGAAGCAATGAAAGCAGTGTCAAATGAAGAGGTCATTTTAAACGATACACTACTTGATGGCAATATTAACGATATTCTCTTTGCAATTGATACACTATGGCCAACAAAATGA